TGATATTGTAGATATCAAGAGTCACAAACCGGGAGGTTTGTGTTACGGAAAAGGAAATTGTCGTTGTATTTTGGAACGGATTTGGATAGTTTGATAATTTAATGAAGTTCGGATTATTTTCAGTGTTATAATCTTCTACGGAAACAACTTCTGTTCCACCGGAATAACAATAAATCCAACCATTTCTTCCACCCACAACCATTTCCATAGAATCATCTCCGATAATATCAGGAATAGCAGCGATCGCATCGACCGGAGTTCCGACATTGACCGAACCTAATTCCGAACCATCGACTCCATCCAGGAAATATCCATAATTATTTCCGAAAAGAGTTCCGACAATCAGATCATTAATTCCATCTCCGCTGATATCGGCAATGCGAGCAGCATTCCAGGGTTGGTCAGCAACAGGTTGATTCCAGATCTGCTCTCCGGTAAAACCATCTATTACAAGCGCATTATGAGAACTGCTGTGAGTAATGCAGAAATCCGGGAAACTATCTTCATTCACATCATCCAGTTTGATAAATCGAAGAATGATGGCAGTTCCGATATTAAAGTTCCATTGAACCGAACCGTCTGCTCCTTCCAGACAATAATAATTTCCGGAAAAATCTCCGGCAATAACTTCCTTAACTCCATTCCAGTTGAGATGAGAGGTCTGTTCCAAAGCCCAGACAGACGAACCTGCAACTTCATAAGACCAGAGTTCATTTCCATTTATACCATTTATTCCGTAAACAATTCCCTGTGATTCATAGAGATTGGATGCTCCACCAACAACATCAGGTTGTCCGTCAAAATTTGCATCTTCGATCCCGAGAACGGAAAATTTCGGTCCTGGAGTATAAAATTCCCAGATAGAATTTCCGGTCAATCCATCAAGACAATAAACTCGCTGCGGTCCCTGATAATTTCCGTCATTTCCGGTAGCAGCCAGCACATCGGGAATTTCATCATCATTATAATCATATTTGACATAAACCTGGTAAACCCAGCCGCCGTCTCCGTATTCGTGTGTGTCATGCATCCAGATTATTTCTCCGGTCAGACCGGAAAGTGCATAAATAGTTTTATCTCCCCAGGCAGTTCCGACAATTACATCTTTATAATTATCATCATTTATATCATCGATAATCTGCAAGCCATTTTGGGAATAAACAGAGCCGAGTTCATGTTCCCATAAAATATCAGCAGTTCCGGAAGAATTTCCATTAAAGCAGCGAACAAAATCATCTTCCGAACAGATGATCACATCATCGATCCCATCTCCGGAAACATCTGAAATGGAAGTAATCGCTTTGGGACTGTTATCATAACTCGTATCGATCTGATATTGCCAGAGAAGTTCGCAGATCGGATAGGATTGAGTGAATCCGGTTCCTGACAAATCGACTTCAAACGGATTTTCATCAGCATCATTACTGTAAATCGACATAATTCCTTCGTAAAAAACAGCTTCTATCGGATTGAACCAAATCCGCAAATTTACAGTCTCGTTTGTTTCAATTGTAACAGGAAGTTCGATCGTATTTTCGAGCAGGAATTGAGGATTGGAAAATTCAATATTATCAATGATCAAATCCGCTTCACCTTGATTGGAAATTTCTATAAATTCACCGGAAAATGCTCCTACTCTAATATTTCCGAAATTTAAAGAAATTGGAAAGATATCTATTTCAGGTTCCTGAAGAATACCAAAACCATTCAGGGAAATTTCTTCCTCCGGATTTACCGGATCATTTGATGAAATCGTCATTGTTGCCGGAAATTCTCCAAAAGAATCAGGTTCAAAAATAATGGATAGATAAGTTGTTTCATCAGGTAATATGATCAAAGGTGGCTGAAAAATAGTCGTGTATTGAGAAGCGGTAAATTCGATTGATACAATTTCCAGATTTGCAGTTCCGGTATTTGTAACGGAAAGATCGGTTGTTGACTGCTCTCCGACAATCACTTCTCCAAAATCATATTCATCAAATCCGAGAGAAATTTGC
The Candidatus Cloacimonadota bacterium genome window above contains:
- a CDS encoding choice-of-anchor D domain-containing protein, producing MKQTTFILLMFVTLLLSADWAIVETFQIPEGASGLAYDGTYLYCGIYGANGDEFYQIDPGDGNYQLLFTNATIGDCFGMTYDGNHLWVTDHPGSSSDPAIAYELDLSGNIISQFDLPDHYMSGIAYDNGNFWVATYYDPDGHIYKLDDQGNILQEFAAPDNQPWDLCLENENLWMADYWGDTLYKINPEDGSLLESNASEGTDPAGIVFDGNYLWYCDNGSGGFDYLYKVDLGGAGTPQISLGFDEYDFGEVIVGEQSTTDLSVTNTGTANLEIVSIEFTASQYTTIFQPPLIILPDETTYLSIIFEPDSFGEFPATMTISSNDPVNPEEEISLNGFGILQEPEIDIFPISLNFGNIRVGAFSGEFIEISNQGEADLIIDNIEFSNPQFLLENTIELPVTIETNETVNLRIWFNPIEAVFYEGIMSIYSNDADENPFEVDLSGTGFTQSYPICELLWQYQIDTSYDNSPKAITSISDVSGDGIDDVIICSEDDFVRCFNGNSSGTADILWEHELGSVYSQNGLQIIDDINDDNYKDVIVGTAWGDKTIYALSGLTGEIIWMHDTHEYGDGGWVYQVYVKYDYNDDEIPDVLAATGNDGNYQGPQRVYCLDGLTGNSIWEFYTPGPKFSVLGIEDANFDGQPDVVGGASNLYESQGIVYGINGINGNELWSYEVAGSSVWALEQTSHLNWNGVKEVIAGDFSGNYYCLEGADGSVQWNFNIGTAIILRFIKLDDVNEDSFPDFCITHSSSHNALVIDGFTGEQIWNQPVADQPWNAARIADISGDGINDLIVGTLFGNNYGYFLDGVDGSELGSVNVGTPVDAIAAIPDIIGDDSMEMVVGGRNGWIYCYSGGTEVVSVEDYNTENNPNFIKLSNYPNPFQNTTTISFSVTQTSRFVTLDIYNIKGQKVKTLDILECSNRVAAASTQLMHSIDWNGKDEFGKQVNSGVYFYKLKSGKYSAVKKMILLR